The following coding sequences lie in one Syngnathus scovelli strain Florida chromosome 1, RoL_Ssco_1.2, whole genome shotgun sequence genomic window:
- the LOC125989458 gene encoding ubiquitin-conjugating enzyme E2 A isoform X1, whose translation MSTPARRRLMRDFKRLQEDPPAGVSGAPSENNIMVWNAVIFGPEGTPFEDGTFKLTIEFTEEYPNKPPTVRFVSKMFHPNVYADGSICLDILQNRWSPTYDVSSILTSIQSLLDEPNPNSPANSQAAQLYQENKREYEKRVSAIVEQSWRDC comes from the exons ATGTCAACTCCGGCGAGACGACGTTTAATGAGAGATTTTAAACG GCTGCAAGAAGATCCTCCAGCTGGAGTCAGCGGGGCCCCCTCAGAAAACAATATTATGGTATGGAATGCTGTCATTTTTGG GCCAGAGGGAACTCCTTTTGAAGATG GAACATTTAAACTTACCATAGAGTTCACAGAGGAATATCCAAATAAGCCCCCAACCGTGAGATTTGTCTCTAAAATGTTTCATCCTAATG TATACGCCGATGGCAGCATATGCTTAGATATACTTCAGAATCGTTGGAGTCCCACTTATGATGTGTCTTCAATATTAACATCAATACAG TCTTTACTGGATGAGCCCAACCCCAACAGTCCGGCCAACAGCCAGGCAGCCCAGCTGTACCAGGAGAACAAGCGGGAGTATGAGAAGAGAGTTTCTGCTATCGTTGAACAGAGTTGGCGCGACTGTTGA
- the LOC125989458 gene encoding ubiquitin-conjugating enzyme E2 A isoform X2, which produces MVWNAVIFGPEGTPFEDGTFKLTIEFTEEYPNKPPTVRFVSKMFHPNVYADGSICLDILQNRWSPTYDVSSILTSIQSLLDEPNPNSPANSQAAQLYQENKREYEKRVSAIVEQSWRDC; this is translated from the exons ATGGTATGGAATGCTGTCATTTTTGG GCCAGAGGGAACTCCTTTTGAAGATG GAACATTTAAACTTACCATAGAGTTCACAGAGGAATATCCAAATAAGCCCCCAACCGTGAGATTTGTCTCTAAAATGTTTCATCCTAATG TATACGCCGATGGCAGCATATGCTTAGATATACTTCAGAATCGTTGGAGTCCCACTTATGATGTGTCTTCAATATTAACATCAATACAG TCTTTACTGGATGAGCCCAACCCCAACAGTCCGGCCAACAGCCAGGCAGCCCAGCTGTACCAGGAGAACAAGCGGGAGTATGAGAAGAGAGTTTCTGCTATCGTTGAACAGAGTTGGCGCGACTGTTGA